Proteins co-encoded in one Klebsiella michiganensis genomic window:
- a CDS encoding glucose-1-phosphatase: MKKKIVASLLAAACLAPGLAKADTVPDGYQLQQVLLMSRHNLRAPLANNGSVLEQSTAQAWPEWDVPGGQLTTKGGVLEVYMGHYMREWLASQNLVTSGECPAPDSVYAYANSLQRTVATAQFFITGAFPGCDVPVHHQEKMGTMDPVFNPVITNDSPEFKAKAVQAMEKQRTEYKLADSYKMLEHIVGYKNSPTCKEKQQCELNGPKDVFSANVTQEPGVNGSLKVGNALVDAFTLQYYEGFPMDQVAWGKIKTAEQWRVLSRLKNSYQDTLFTSPEVARNVAAPLVKYIQNALTSKEAASGPKVTLMVGHDSNIASLLTALQFKPYQLPGQYERTPIGGNILFQRWHDKNSNRDLLKVEYVYQSAEQLRNGDVLTLKHPPKRVTLQLEGCPTDANGYCAWDKFSEVLNEAVK; the protein is encoded by the coding sequence ATGAAGAAGAAAATTGTTGCCTCATTGCTGGCTGCCGCCTGTCTTGCCCCAGGCCTGGCGAAAGCGGACACAGTGCCGGACGGCTATCAGCTGCAGCAAGTCTTGCTGATGAGCCGTCATAATCTGCGCGCGCCGCTGGCCAACAACGGCAGCGTGCTTGAGCAGTCTACCGCTCAGGCATGGCCGGAGTGGGATGTACCTGGCGGGCAGCTCACCACCAAAGGTGGCGTGCTGGAAGTGTATATGGGGCATTACATGCGTGAATGGCTGGCGAGCCAGAACCTGGTAACCAGCGGCGAATGCCCGGCACCGGACAGCGTTTATGCCTACGCCAACAGCCTCCAGCGCACCGTCGCTACTGCGCAGTTCTTCATTACCGGGGCTTTCCCAGGCTGCGATGTGCCTGTTCATCATCAGGAAAAAATGGGCACCATGGACCCGGTGTTCAACCCGGTTATCACCAACGACTCGCCAGAGTTTAAAGCGAAAGCCGTCCAGGCGATGGAAAAGCAGCGCACTGAATATAAGCTGGCCGACAGCTACAAAATGCTGGAGCACATTGTCGGCTATAAAAACTCACCGACCTGCAAAGAGAAGCAGCAGTGTGAGTTGAACGGGCCCAAAGACGTCTTTAGCGCCAATGTGACTCAGGAGCCAGGCGTTAACGGCTCGCTGAAGGTGGGCAATGCTCTGGTCGATGCGTTCACGCTACAGTATTACGAAGGCTTCCCGATGGATCAGGTTGCGTGGGGCAAAATCAAAACGGCGGAACAGTGGCGCGTGCTTTCCCGGCTTAAAAACAGCTACCAGGACACGCTGTTTACTTCCCCGGAAGTCGCCCGCAACGTCGCGGCTCCGCTGGTGAAATACATTCAGAACGCATTAACCTCAAAAGAGGCGGCTTCCGGGCCGAAAGTGACGCTGATGGTGGGGCATGACTCTAACATCGCTTCTCTGCTGACCGCGCTGCAGTTCAAACCTTATCAGCTGCCTGGGCAATATGAGCGTACCCCGATTGGCGGCAATATTCTGTTCCAGCGCTGGCACGATAAGAACAGCAACCGCGACCTGCTGAAAGTGGAATACGTTTATCAGAGCGCCGAACAGCTGCGCAATGGCGATGTATTAACCCTGAAACACCCGCCAAAACGCGTGACGCTGCAGCTGGAAGGCTGCCCGACGGATGCCAACGGTTACTGTGCATGGGATAAGTTTAGCGAAGTGCTGAATGAAGCCGTGAAGTAA
- a CDS encoding Zn-dependent hydrolase yields MNRYSLLFTCIISTFSAGSFASINPAQPLSAAPPYSLFEGWAKPVKPFRMAENVWYVGTENLSSILITTPEGHILVDGALDASAGGIKENITSLGFDIRDVRFILNSHARLDQAGGIAKLKQWSGAKLVASRANADQMARGGKEDFALGDALPFPPVTVDKIIHDRQTLKLGGVTATALLTPGHLPGSTSWLFVLPDGHTLIYADSLATPDYYLVANKNYPTLVDDIRHSFATLAAQKVDIFVANKGDRFGLAEKQARLAAGDSNAFIDRDGLQRYVELSRQRFAAQLKQQTE; encoded by the coding sequence GTGAACCGTTATAGCCTGTTGTTTACCTGTATTATTTCGACCTTCTCTGCCGGCAGTTTTGCGTCGATAAACCCAGCGCAACCGCTGTCTGCGGCGCCGCCTTATTCGCTTTTTGAAGGCTGGGCCAAACCGGTTAAACCATTCCGCATGGCAGAAAATGTCTGGTATGTCGGCACTGAAAACCTCTCGTCTATTCTGATTACCACACCCGAGGGACATATTCTCGTCGACGGCGCGCTTGACGCCAGCGCCGGTGGTATCAAAGAGAATATTACTTCTCTGGGTTTTGATATCCGCGACGTGAGGTTCATCCTCAATAGCCATGCCCGGCTTGATCAGGCCGGAGGCATAGCCAAACTGAAGCAGTGGAGCGGGGCGAAACTGGTTGCCAGCAGGGCGAATGCTGACCAAATGGCGCGGGGCGGAAAAGAGGACTTTGCGCTGGGAGACGCGCTGCCCTTCCCGCCGGTCACCGTGGATAAAATTATTCACGACCGCCAGACGCTGAAGCTGGGCGGTGTGACCGCGACCGCGCTGCTGACGCCGGGGCACCTGCCGGGCAGTACATCATGGTTGTTTGTGCTGCCCGACGGGCACACGCTTATATACGCCGACAGTCTCGCCACGCCGGACTACTATCTGGTGGCGAATAAAAACTATCCGACGCTGGTGGACGATATCCGCCACAGCTTTGCCACGCTCGCCGCGCAGAAGGTGGACATTTTTGTGGCAAACAAAGGAGACCGCTTTGGCCTGGCGGAGAAACAGGCCCGGCTTGCCGCGGGAGATAGCAACGCCTTTATCGACAGAGATGGGTTACAACGCTATGTGGAACTCTCCCGCCAGCGCTTTGCAGCACAGCTGAAACAACAAACGGAATAA
- a CDS encoding dihydroorotase (Catalyzes the reversible hydrolysis of the amide bond within dihydroorotate. This metabolic intermediate is required for the biosynthesis of pyrimidine nucleotides), with translation MKPLLLTNALVINEERRYQGDLLIVNGRIEKIATAIPARPAWSVLDLGGKWLLPGMIDDQVHFREPGLMHKGTIASESRAAVMGGITSYMEMPNVSPPTTTRQALEGKFQRASECSLANYSFYFGATNDNLEELKALPAGAACGVKVFMGASTGNMLVDDERILEAIFQHAPGLVATHCEDTPTIKRNEALWRKRYGEQIPAAEHAAIRSVEACLLSSSRAVALAKKHGTRLHVLHITTADELALFDPAPTLEDLRRKTITAEACIHHLYFNQDDYAAQGHRLKCNPSVKGAAHQRALWQAVKAGVIDIIATDHAPHLLAEKQNDYFSAPSGLPLVQHALPALLDMCARGIFTPELIVRKTSHAVAERFQIKDRGYIREGYWADLAVINPWKRASVEGSNIAYKCGWSPFEGHTLQGGVVESTLVNGRLVWDGESVAEGVSGQALAFNR, from the coding sequence ATGAAACCCCTGTTACTGACCAACGCGCTGGTGATTAATGAAGAGCGGCGTTATCAAGGCGATCTGCTGATCGTGAATGGCCGAATTGAAAAGATTGCTACGGCTATCCCGGCCCGGCCAGCGTGGTCCGTGCTCGATCTTGGCGGTAAATGGCTGCTGCCGGGCATGATTGACGATCAGGTGCATTTTCGCGAGCCGGGGTTGATGCATAAGGGCACGATAGCCAGCGAGTCCCGCGCGGCGGTGATGGGCGGGATCACCAGCTACATGGAAATGCCCAACGTTTCACCGCCGACCACCACGAGACAGGCGCTGGAAGGCAAATTTCAGCGGGCCTCCGAATGTTCGCTGGCGAATTACAGTTTCTATTTCGGCGCCACCAACGACAATCTGGAGGAACTTAAGGCGCTTCCTGCCGGGGCAGCCTGTGGTGTAAAAGTTTTTATGGGCGCCTCCACCGGCAATATGCTGGTGGATGATGAACGTATTCTGGAGGCGATTTTCCAGCATGCGCCGGGGCTGGTGGCCACGCATTGCGAAGATACGCCGACCATCAAACGCAATGAGGCGCTGTGGCGAAAGCGGTATGGGGAGCAGATCCCAGCCGCAGAACACGCGGCCATTCGTTCGGTAGAGGCCTGCCTGCTGTCTTCGTCCCGGGCGGTTGCGCTGGCGAAAAAGCATGGCACGCGGCTTCATGTGCTGCATATCACCACGGCCGACGAGCTGGCGCTGTTTGACCCGGCTCCCACGCTTGAAGACCTGCGCAGAAAAACCATCACAGCGGAAGCCTGTATTCATCATCTCTATTTTAATCAGGATGACTACGCGGCGCAGGGGCACAGGCTGAAGTGCAACCCGTCGGTGAAGGGCGCCGCGCACCAGAGGGCGCTATGGCAGGCGGTTAAAGCCGGAGTGATTGATATTATTGCGACAGACCATGCGCCGCATTTGCTGGCGGAAAAGCAGAATGATTATTTCTCCGCACCTTCGGGATTGCCGCTGGTGCAGCACGCGCTGCCTGCGCTGCTTGATATGTGCGCCAGAGGAATTTTTACTCCAGAACTTATCGTCAGAAAAACCAGCCATGCGGTAGCCGAGCGTTTTCAGATTAAGGATCGCGGTTATATCCGGGAAGGTTACTGGGCCGATCTGGCGGTGATCAACCCCTGGAAGCGAGCCAGCGTTGAGGGAAGCAATATTGCCTACAAATGCGGCTGGTCACCCTTCGAAGGGCACACCTTGCAGGGGGGCGTGGTTGAAAGCACGTTGGTGAACGGGCGCCTCGTCTGGGATGGCGAGTCCGTTGCCGAGGGCGTTTCCGGGCAAGCGCTGGCGTTTAACCGCTAG
- a CDS encoding AraC family transcriptional regulator, translated as MANSRSVAVITGASSGIGAVYADRFAARGFDLLLVARREDRLRDLAAKLEARHGITVTTLKADLVNDQDIAAVEAALKDQRISVLINNAGTAHSAAFTAASVEQHQALITLNITALTRLSHAALLNFQQKNSGTLINISSILAVQSWVGSAVYSGTKGYVLNLTKVLQAEAAGTGIRIQAVLPAATATEIWDRAGVSVDSLPEGAVMKVEDLVDSALAGLDSGEAITIPPLHDIRLWETYATTAQAMFDAAGVGQPAPRYVR; from the coding sequence ATGGCTAATTCCCGTTCTGTCGCGGTAATCACCGGCGCGTCTTCCGGTATTGGTGCTGTTTATGCCGACCGTTTCGCGGCCAGAGGTTTTGATTTGCTGTTGGTGGCCCGGCGCGAAGATCGTCTGCGCGATCTTGCCGCGAAGCTTGAAGCCCGGCACGGCATTACCGTGACCACGCTAAAAGCTGACCTGGTTAACGACCAGGATATTGCCGCCGTTGAGGCTGCCCTGAAAGATCAGCGTATTAGCGTACTGATTAACAATGCGGGTACCGCCCACAGTGCAGCTTTTACCGCCGCCAGCGTGGAACAACACCAGGCGCTTATCACGCTGAACATCACGGCGTTAACTCGCCTGAGCCATGCCGCTCTGCTTAATTTCCAGCAAAAAAACAGCGGGACATTGATCAACATATCCTCAATTCTGGCGGTACAGAGCTGGGTAGGCAGTGCGGTATACAGCGGCACAAAAGGCTATGTTCTGAACCTGACGAAAGTGCTTCAGGCCGAAGCAGCGGGTACCGGTATTCGTATTCAGGCGGTGCTGCCCGCAGCCACGGCAACGGAAATTTGGGATCGCGCAGGCGTGTCGGTGGACTCACTGCCGGAAGGCGCGGTGATGAAAGTGGAGGATTTGGTGGATTCAGCCCTGGCGGGGCTGGACAGCGGCGAAGCCATTACCATCCCGCCATTGCACGACATCCGCCTGTGGGAAACCTACGCCACAACGGCGCAGGCGATGTTTGATGCGGCAGGCGTCGGCCAGCCAGCGCCGCGCTACGTGCGTTAA
- a CDS encoding NAD(P)H:quinone oxidoreductase (catalyzes the transfer of electrons from NADH to ubiquinone), protein MAKVLVLYYSMYGHIETMAKAVAEGAQKVDGAEVTIKRVLETMAPEAFAKAGGKTHTAPVATPQELADYDAIIFGTPTRFGNMAGQMRTFLDQTGGLWASGALYGKLGSVFSSTGTGGGQEQTITSTWTTLAHHGMVIVPIGYAAQELFDVSQVRGGTPYGATTIAGGDGSRQPSQEELAIARYQGEHVAGLAVKLKG, encoded by the coding sequence ATGGCTAAAGTACTGGTGCTTTATTATTCAATGTATGGACACATCGAAACCATGGCCAAAGCCGTGGCAGAAGGTGCACAAAAAGTCGATGGGGCGGAAGTGACGATAAAGCGTGTGCTCGAAACCATGGCCCCGGAAGCCTTTGCTAAAGCCGGGGGCAAAACCCACACTGCCCCGGTCGCCACGCCGCAGGAATTGGCTGATTACGACGCTATCATCTTCGGCACGCCTACCCGTTTCGGCAATATGGCCGGGCAGATGCGTACCTTCCTCGATCAAACGGGCGGCCTTTGGGCCTCCGGCGCGCTTTACGGAAAACTGGGCAGCGTATTCAGCTCCACCGGAACCGGCGGCGGCCAGGAGCAGACCATCACCTCCACCTGGACAACGCTCGCCCACCATGGGATGGTGATTGTTCCTATCGGCTATGCGGCGCAGGAGTTGTTTGATGTTTCTCAGGTCCGCGGCGGCACGCCTTACGGTGCCACAACCATTGCCGGCGGCGACGGCTCACGGCAGCCAAGCCAGGAAGAGCTGGCAATTGCCCGCTACCAGGGAGAGCACGTCGCAGGTCTGGCGGTAAAACTGAAAGGTTAA
- a CDS encoding stress-induced protein, whose amino-acid sequence MANHRGGSGNFAEDRERASEAGRKGGQHSGGNFKNDPQRASEAGQKGGKNSHGSKNK is encoded by the coding sequence ATGGCAAACCATCGTGGTGGTTCAGGTAATTTCGCTGAAGACCGTGAAAGAGCATCAGAAGCAGGCCGTAAAGGTGGCCAGCATAGCGGCGGTAACTTCAAAAACGATCCGCAGCGAGCCTCAGAAGCGGGTCAGAAAGGGGGTAAAAACAGCCACGGCAGCAAGAATAAATAG
- a CDS encoding HxlR family transcriptional regulator, with protein MKRKSLEDSVCSVARTLDVIGDWWSLLIVRDALNGMSRFGEFQKNLGIAKNMLTVRLKQLVDNGIFELRPASDGSAWSEYVLTEKGRALQTVLAALSQWGCEHLYARDETRSVLVDNQQHRPIRKLTLQADDGRELQPGEIITQARTSA; from the coding sequence ATGAAACGCAAAAGCCTTGAAGACAGCGTCTGTTCGGTTGCCCGCACGCTGGACGTGATCGGCGACTGGTGGTCACTGCTTATCGTGCGCGATGCACTGAACGGCATGTCTCGCTTCGGAGAGTTTCAAAAAAACCTCGGCATCGCCAAAAATATGCTGACCGTTCGACTGAAACAGCTCGTAGATAACGGAATTTTTGAGCTTCGTCCGGCCTCTGACGGTAGCGCCTGGAGCGAGTATGTGCTGACGGAGAAAGGCCGGGCGCTGCAAACCGTGCTGGCGGCCCTTTCTCAGTGGGGCTGTGAACACCTTTATGCCAGGGATGAAACGCGCAGCGTTCTCGTCGACAACCAGCAGCATCGCCCCATCCGCAAGCTGACCCTGCAGGCCGACGATGGCCGGGAGCTGCAGCCGGGCGAAATCATCACCCAGGCCCGCACCTCCGCCTGA
- a CDS encoding LysR family transcriptional regulator, with product MNILQLDMNLLKVLYVMLTTGSTSRTAQKLALSPSAVSHALARLRDALGDPLFRREGNSQLPTPYALGIKERLIPLFVSLNEELFGEEHTEVRRFRLVLPPALNVLLTPELARKGHQAGAIIECLTFERRAWRDELLEGRIDLLLAIGDHQKRVSALHYERVGSTRLIAVFGQPLSSRLSGRETLAFDELAQFEHFYCHPWPQDINELDRQQARAGLERRLAFTCSDYGQLAPALRNAPLMAIVPAPWFATLNDKTQLFTLPLSGDQAIGSLFLQYRTSTVEWKQRLIDSLRRTLAAWYH from the coding sequence GTGAATATCCTGCAATTAGACATGAACCTGCTGAAGGTGCTGTACGTGATGTTAACCACCGGCTCAACCAGCCGAACGGCACAGAAGCTGGCTCTCAGCCCGTCCGCCGTCAGCCATGCGCTTGCTCGCCTGCGTGACGCGCTGGGGGATCCGCTCTTCCGCCGGGAGGGAAACAGCCAGCTTCCCACGCCTTACGCCCTCGGCATTAAAGAGCGTCTAATCCCGCTCTTTGTCTCTCTGAATGAAGAGTTATTTGGTGAAGAACACACTGAGGTGCGCCGCTTTCGTCTTGTCCTGCCCCCGGCGCTTAACGTATTACTCACCCCTGAACTCGCCCGCAAAGGGCATCAGGCCGGGGCCATTATTGAATGCCTGACGTTTGAGCGGCGGGCGTGGCGTGATGAACTGCTGGAAGGCAGAATAGATTTGCTGCTTGCGATCGGCGATCATCAAAAACGCGTCAGCGCCCTGCATTATGAACGCGTAGGCAGCACGCGCCTGATCGCCGTTTTCGGCCAGCCGCTCTCCTCCAGACTCAGCGGGCGGGAAACCCTGGCCTTTGACGAGCTGGCGCAATTTGAACATTTTTATTGTCATCCCTGGCCGCAGGACATTAACGAGCTTGATCGCCAGCAGGCGCGAGCCGGGCTCGAACGCCGTCTGGCATTTACCTGCAGCGACTACGGCCAGCTTGCTCCCGCCTTGCGTAACGCACCGCTGATGGCTATTGTGCCTGCCCCGTGGTTTGCTACCCTGAATGACAAGACCCAGCTTTTTACGCTGCCGCTGTCTGGCGACCAGGCTATTGGCAGCCTGTTTTTGCAGTACCGGACGTCCACCGTGGAATGGAAGCAGCGTCTGATAGACAGCCTGCGCCGCACGCTGGCCGCCTGGTACCATTGA